A single genomic interval of Alcaligenes sp. SDU_A2 harbors:
- the soxC gene encoding sulfite dehydrogenase → MSDANRSGDGATIKRSHAQLQQLEARFLEHERQDPASPYFQGDGPNPHALPSRRRFMLGALAMAGTASGLAQAATPGAIERTVPPDATRVQGVGVGVDDGGYGARSQFEKEVRTRYATKTTESSWSFTPLQNSMGIITPSGLHYERHHGGIATIDPATHSLFVHGMVKQARKYSMSDLRRFPALSRLMFMECSGNGLTEWAKPTMKTVQGTHGLTSTSEWVGVPLSTVLGEVGVRPGAKWLLAEGGDAAVMTRSIPLEKAMQDCLLAYGQNGEALRPEQGYPLRLFVPGYEGNMSIKWLRRLEISDTPFMTREETSKYTDLMPDGSALQFSFLMQAKSVITFPSGEMVLREPGFYEISGLAWSANGAIKRVEVSVDGGRSWRDAMLHGPVLPICHTRFSLPWEWDGKEAILQSRCTDETGYVQPSIAQLVKERGLSSVYHLNGIQSWKVASTGEVSNVHHD, encoded by the coding sequence ATGAGTGACGCAAACCGCAGTGGCGACGGCGCGACCATCAAGCGCAGCCATGCCCAGCTACAGCAACTGGAAGCCCGGTTTTTGGAGCACGAGCGCCAAGACCCCGCTTCGCCGTATTTTCAGGGCGATGGCCCCAATCCGCATGCTTTGCCTTCGCGCCGCCGCTTCATGCTGGGTGCCTTGGCGATGGCCGGCACGGCCAGCGGCCTGGCGCAGGCGGCCACGCCGGGAGCCATAGAGCGTACGGTGCCGCCCGACGCCACACGCGTTCAGGGCGTGGGTGTGGGGGTGGACGATGGCGGCTATGGAGCGCGCTCGCAGTTTGAAAAAGAAGTGCGCACCCGCTACGCCACCAAGACGACCGAATCGTCCTGGAGCTTTACTCCCTTGCAGAACAGCATGGGCATCATCACGCCGTCGGGCCTGCATTACGAGCGGCATCATGGCGGCATTGCCACCATCGATCCGGCCACGCATTCCTTGTTCGTGCATGGCATGGTCAAGCAGGCGCGCAAGTATTCCATGAGCGATCTGCGCCGTTTTCCGGCTTTGTCGCGCCTGATGTTCATGGAGTGTTCGGGCAATGGCCTGACGGAATGGGCCAAGCCCACCATGAAAACGGTGCAGGGCACGCACGGCCTGACCTCGACCTCGGAATGGGTGGGCGTCCCGCTATCGACTGTGCTGGGCGAAGTGGGCGTGCGTCCGGGAGCCAAGTGGCTGCTGGCCGAAGGCGGCGATGCGGCGGTGATGACGCGCAGCATTCCGCTGGAAAAAGCGATGCAGGATTGCCTGTTGGCTTACGGGCAGAATGGCGAGGCGCTGCGTCCCGAACAGGGCTATCCCTTACGCCTGTTTGTGCCGGGCTACGAAGGCAATATGTCCATTAAATGGTTGCGCCGGCTGGAAATCTCCGATACGCCTTTTATGACGCGCGAGGAAACGTCCAAGTACACCGACCTGATGCCCGATGGCAGCGCTTTGCAGTTTTCCTTTCTGATGCAGGCCAAGTCCGTGATTACGTTTCCGTCCGGTGAAATGGTCCTGCGCGAACCGGGCTTTTACGAAATATCCGGCCTGGCCTGGTCGGCGAACGGCGCAATCAAGCGGGTAGAGGTATCAGTCGATGGCGGGCGCAGTTGGCGCGATGCCATGTTGCACGGTCCGGTGCTGCCGATTTGCCATACCCGCTTTTCCTTGCCGTGGGAGTGGGATGGCAAAGAGGCGATTTTGCAGAGCCGGTGCACGGACGAGACGGGCTATGTGCAGCCCAGCATTGCCCAGTTAGTCAAGGAACGGGGCTTAAGCTCGGTCTATCACTTGAATGGCATACAGAGCTGGAAAGTCGCATCCACGGGGGAGGTGTCCAATGTCCATCATGACTAG
- a CDS encoding c-type cytochrome — MSIMTRTCLAVVLATVCVGAGAQQAHVYGFGVPATEAELAKFVSPLPDGRGLPKGSGTVEQGQKLYTQHCMACHGAKLEGGIGDRLIGGRGTLAAGKGPPVKTVESYWPYATTLFDYTKRAMPFTAPGSLSNDEVYALTAYILSQAGAIQPDQVMDQTSLPQVKMLNRDGFKPAGR, encoded by the coding sequence ATGTCCATCATGACTAGAACCTGTCTGGCCGTCGTTTTGGCGACCGTGTGTGTCGGTGCAGGGGCGCAGCAAGCGCATGTTTATGGCTTTGGCGTGCCGGCCACTGAAGCGGAACTGGCCAAGTTTGTGTCTCCCTTGCCCGACGGACGCGGTTTGCCCAAGGGTTCGGGCACGGTCGAACAGGGCCAGAAGTTGTATACGCAGCATTGCATGGCCTGTCACGGAGCCAAGCTGGAAGGGGGCATAGGCGATCGCCTGATTGGTGGACGCGGTACCTTGGCGGCCGGCAAAGGCCCGCCGGTCAAAACCGTGGAAAGCTATTGGCCGTATGCCACGACGCTGTTCGATTACACCAAGCGTGCCATGCCGTTTACGGCACCGGGCAGTTTGAGTAATGACGAGGTCTATGCCTTGACGGCGTATATCTTGTCCCAAGCGGGTGCGATCCAGCCTGATCAGGTTATGGATCAGACCAGCCTGCCGCAGGTCAAAATGCTGAACCGCGACGGGTTCAAGCCGGCGGGCCGCTAG
- a CDS encoding RNA-binding S4 domain-containing protein — MDKLRLDKWLWAARFYKTRSLASDEISKGRVLLNHQTTKPAREVGPGDLITLRKETPPMQVRIVAISGARGPAPVARRLYQETEESSTARAQAAEQRRLAPEPAMDYDAGRPTKRDRRQMELLRGK, encoded by the coding sequence ATGGACAAATTACGACTGGACAAATGGTTGTGGGCGGCGCGCTTTTACAAGACGCGCAGCCTGGCTTCGGACGAAATCAGCAAGGGCCGGGTACTGCTCAATCACCAAACCACCAAACCGGCGCGCGAAGTCGGGCCGGGCGATCTGATTACCCTGCGTAAAGAAACCCCGCCCATGCAGGTGCGTATCGTCGCCATCAGCGGTGCGCGCGGACCGGCACCGGTCGCACGTCGGCTTTATCAGGAAACCGAAGAAAGCAGCACGGCCCGCGCCCAGGCGGCCGAACAGCGCCGCCTGGCTCCAGAGCCGGCGATGGACTACGACGCCGGCCGCCCCACCAAGCGGGACCGCCGCCAGATGGAACTGCTGCGGGGTAAGTAG
- a CDS encoding M90 family metallopeptidase, with protein MFGWLSGRGARRSQVEQTLASMDDAQWQQAVRAHNFLHGLSAQELDSLRQRTAWLLASKQFTGTQGLQVSEPIKLSIAVQAALPILNMDPAVYEGWTEIVLYPGQFMIPQQDVDEAGVVHEYLMPASGEAWDGGPVILSWEQSGPYGEAGMNVVIHEFAHKLDLLGGTADGMPPLHDYADLSARRWRQVLEQSFDAFEHALDAVEQAIPPDVDPESETAMPWYDTLPLDPYAATDHAEFFAVSSEAFFIDPAPLAHMLPQWYELLRRYYRQDPLARWQPRR; from the coding sequence ATGTTTGGATGGTTAAGCGGACGCGGCGCGCGGCGCAGCCAAGTGGAGCAGACGCTGGCATCGATGGACGATGCGCAGTGGCAGCAGGCCGTGCGCGCGCACAATTTTCTGCATGGCCTGTCGGCACAGGAATTGGACAGTTTGCGCCAGCGCACCGCGTGGCTGCTGGCCAGCAAGCAGTTCACCGGCACGCAGGGGTTGCAGGTCAGCGAACCGATCAAGCTGTCGATCGCCGTGCAGGCGGCGTTGCCTATCTTGAACATGGACCCGGCGGTCTACGAGGGATGGACGGAGATCGTGCTTTATCCGGGGCAGTTCATGATTCCCCAGCAGGACGTGGACGAGGCTGGCGTTGTGCACGAATACCTGATGCCGGCCTCGGGCGAGGCCTGGGACGGCGGGCCGGTCATTCTGTCCTGGGAGCAAAGCGGGCCGTATGGCGAAGCGGGTATGAACGTGGTCATCCACGAGTTCGCCCACAAGCTCGATTTGCTGGGGGGGACAGCCGATGGCATGCCGCCTTTGCACGACTATGCCGACCTGTCCGCCCGTCGCTGGCGGCAGGTGTTGGAGCAGTCGTTTGACGCGTTCGAGCATGCTTTGGATGCCGTGGAGCAGGCCATTCCACCCGATGTGGACCCCGAGTCCGAGACGGCCATGCCGTGGTACGACACCTTGCCGCTGGACCCGTATGCGGCCACCGACCACGCCGAATTTTTTGCTGTCAGCTCGGAAGCGTTTTTTATCGACCCTGCCCCCCTGGCGCACATGTTGCCGCAGTGGTACGAGCTGCTGCGCCGGTACTACCGCCAGGACCCGCTGGCGCGGTGGCAGCCCCGGCGTTGA
- a CDS encoding MFS transporter produces MVTRSVSPLAMTLLMAAAFLSIFDLFVVNVALPSLQDSLEASLGQAGLVVAAYELSFGMTLISSSRLGDRYGRRRLFGWGVGSFSVASALCGLAPEIHSLILARILQGATAALMFPQVYAILRVSVAAERQRSAFACLGACLGLAALSGQVLGGWLLHADLLELGWRMIFLINVPIGLLILVLLRHIPESREPAGAHLTPGTALALALGVLGVLLGLLEGPARHWPVWSLISLLGGASLLILTARREYLRQHRGLPVLLDMQLLLRPDFRYASLLVILLYSTAGAFFISFALLSQQGLGLTPMQAGLLFAPANVMFMLASLTAPLLVRRLGNTVILAGGVLHIISFIGLAAYALLHHDSAGLGLLRALVMLLGIAQGLTMTPLLGLLLSRVSIEQAGPASGLLSTLQQVGAALGVCAITLLYAPALSELPELPGHLEGFLHVQGYAIVAAILMSLLLWRQIRPDVHGQPATYADTRPAVQPCPAAQPVNAGAATAPAGPGGSTGAAARTTAATCAPGGQGR; encoded by the coding sequence ATGGTTACGCGTTCTGTTTCCCCGCTGGCGATGACACTGCTGATGGCAGCCGCCTTTCTATCCATTTTTGATCTGTTTGTCGTCAATGTCGCCCTGCCTAGCCTGCAGGATTCCTTAGAAGCCAGTCTAGGACAGGCGGGACTGGTGGTGGCCGCCTACGAGCTCAGCTTTGGCATGACGCTGATCAGCAGCAGCCGCTTGGGCGACCGCTATGGCCGCCGCCGCCTGTTCGGCTGGGGCGTCGGCAGCTTCAGCGTCGCATCCGCACTGTGTGGTCTGGCGCCCGAGATCCATAGCCTGATTCTGGCCCGCATCCTGCAAGGAGCCACCGCAGCCCTGATGTTTCCACAGGTCTACGCCATTTTACGGGTCAGCGTCGCGGCCGAACGGCAACGCAGCGCCTTTGCCTGCTTGGGAGCCTGCCTGGGACTGGCCGCGCTAAGCGGTCAGGTGCTGGGCGGCTGGCTCTTGCATGCCGACCTGCTGGAGCTGGGCTGGCGCATGATTTTTCTGATCAATGTCCCCATAGGACTGCTTATCCTAGTTTTGCTGCGCCATATCCCCGAAAGCCGCGAACCGGCCGGCGCGCACCTGACGCCGGGCACGGCGCTGGCTTTGGCATTAGGTGTGCTGGGCGTGTTGCTTGGTTTACTGGAAGGGCCGGCCCGGCACTGGCCCGTCTGGAGCCTGATCAGTCTGCTGGGCGGCGCAAGCCTGCTGATTCTGACTGCCCGTCGCGAATACCTGCGGCAACATCGTGGCCTGCCTGTGCTGCTGGACATGCAGTTGCTCCTGCGTCCCGACTTCAGATATGCCAGCCTGCTGGTCATCCTGCTGTACTCCACCGCCGGGGCCTTCTTTATCAGCTTTGCCCTGCTCAGCCAGCAGGGCCTGGGCCTGACGCCCATGCAGGCCGGCCTGCTGTTTGCCCCGGCCAACGTCATGTTCATGCTGGCCTCCCTGACGGCCCCCCTATTGGTGCGACGCCTGGGCAATACTGTCATTTTAGCGGGCGGCGTGTTGCACATCATCAGCTTTATCGGCCTGGCGGCCTATGCCCTGCTGCACCATGATTCGGCCGGACTCGGGCTGCTGCGCGCCCTGGTCATGTTATTGGGCATCGCCCAAGGTCTGACCATGACACCCTTGCTGGGCCTGCTGCTCAGCCGGGTCAGCATCGAACAAGCCGGACCAGCCTCCGGGCTGCTCTCGACCTTGCAGCAGGTAGGCGCGGCGCTGGGGGTATGCGCCATTACCTTGCTATATGCGCCTGCCTTGTCCGAACTCCCTGAACTGCCCGGGCACCTGGAAGGCTTTCTGCATGTCCAAGGCTACGCCATCGTGGCCGCCATACTCATGTCCCTGCTGCTATGGCGACAAATCCGGCCCGACGTCCACGGCCAGCCCGCAACGTACGCCGACACAAGGCCCGCCGTTCAGCCATGCCCTGCCGCCCAGCCCGTCAACGCCGGGGCTGCCACCGCGCCAGCGGGTCCTGGCGGTAGTACCGGCGCAGCAGCTCGTACCACTGCGGCAACATGTGCGCCAGGGGGGCAGGGTCGATAA
- a CDS encoding helix-turn-helix transcriptional regulator, protein MSKPRTRPALAQFLQAQRRSLNPADYGFPTGGRRRTPGLRREEVAALAGVGLAWYTWLEQGRGIGVSEAFLERLAQVFRLGASERRHLFLLACQRPPVESGRSWCQVPPLVRRLMQDLHPHPAYMLNLRWDVLAWNPAAQALFGFEDQPAGRRNRLWMLFTDERTRVRMQDWKEQLPGLVAGFRRDFVAAQLAPDFVELVNELERVSPEFKVLWRQQDIQQACRGRAWFGLEGQPMRQYEHTTLIVDQDKHLRLQVHVPVEEADYSDVLVSQ, encoded by the coding sequence ATGAGCAAACCCCGAACCCGCCCTGCCTTGGCGCAGTTTTTACAGGCGCAACGACGCAGTTTGAATCCGGCCGACTACGGTTTTCCGACAGGCGGACGGCGCCGCACGCCTGGGCTGCGCCGTGAAGAGGTCGCTGCCTTGGCCGGCGTGGGGCTGGCTTGGTATACCTGGCTGGAGCAGGGACGCGGAATCGGGGTGTCCGAAGCGTTTCTGGAACGACTGGCGCAGGTGTTTCGGTTGGGTGCGTCCGAGCGGCGACATTTGTTTTTGCTGGCGTGCCAGCGGCCTCCGGTGGAGTCGGGCCGAAGCTGGTGTCAGGTGCCGCCGCTGGTGCGCCGTTTGATGCAGGATCTGCATCCTCATCCGGCTTATATGTTGAACCTGCGCTGGGATGTGCTGGCCTGGAACCCGGCGGCTCAGGCGCTGTTTGGCTTCGAGGATCAGCCGGCGGGCCGGCGAAATCGGCTCTGGATGCTATTTACGGACGAGCGCACGCGTGTCCGCATGCAGGATTGGAAAGAGCAGTTGCCAGGGTTGGTAGCCGGATTCCGGCGGGATTTTGTAGCCGCGCAGCTGGCTCCGGACTTTGTCGAATTGGTGAACGAGCTGGAACGGGTATCGCCTGAATTTAAGGTGTTGTGGCGGCAACAAGATATTCAACAAGCCTGCCGCGGGCGGGCCTGGTTCGGCCTGGAGGGCCAGCCGATGCGTCAGTACGAACATACCACCTTGATCGTGGACCAGGACAAGCATTTGCGTTTGCAGGTCCACGTTCCGGTAGAAGAGGCGGATTATTCCGACGTGCTGGTTTCCCAGTAG
- a CDS encoding MgtC/SapB family protein, which produces MHAFQTINPDEILNTLVSLLTAFLMGGIVGFERQYRQRTAGLRTNVLVCVGAAIFVDMAFRIAGADGAVRVVAYVVSGVGFLGAGVIMREEGHVRGLNTAATLWGSAAIGACAGADLIVEAVLATLFVLAANTLLRPVVNSINRLPMDAQASEVTHIIHIITPAEQRQAATQALEDLLEQENYPLGELEISAFAETLVEIKATLMATSIDPRDSDRLQARLCAHPAIQQVYWETSTSE; this is translated from the coding sequence ATGCACGCATTTCAGACCATCAACCCGGACGAGATCCTGAATACCCTGGTCAGCCTGCTGACGGCTTTTCTGATGGGCGGCATCGTGGGCTTTGAGCGGCAATACCGCCAGCGCACCGCCGGTCTGCGCACCAATGTACTGGTCTGCGTGGGCGCGGCTATTTTCGTGGACATGGCATTTCGCATTGCCGGCGCAGACGGCGCAGTCCGCGTGGTGGCGTATGTGGTGTCCGGCGTGGGGTTTCTGGGTGCCGGCGTCATCATGCGCGAAGAAGGCCATGTGCGCGGCTTAAATACCGCCGCCACCTTGTGGGGATCGGCCGCCATCGGTGCCTGCGCCGGGGCCGACCTGATCGTGGAAGCCGTGCTGGCCACCTTGTTCGTGCTGGCCGCCAATACCCTGCTGCGCCCCGTGGTCAACAGCATCAACCGCCTGCCTATGGATGCCCAGGCCAGCGAAGTCACCCACATCATCCATATCATCACGCCTGCCGAACAACGCCAAGCGGCCACACAGGCATTGGAAGATCTGCTGGAGCAGGAAAACTACCCACTGGGCGAACTGGAAATCAGCGCATTCGCGGAAACCCTGGTGGAAATCAAAGCAACACTGATGGCGACCTCCATCGACCCGCGTGACAGCGATCGCCTACAGGCCCGGCTCTGCGCCCATCCGGCCATACAGCAAGTCTACTGGGAAACCAGCACGTCGGAATAA
- a CDS encoding AraC family transcriptional regulator: MNLDRLSLLLDQFRVRAHLFYNGSLCGVTRFAAQPGRAFLHILRHGELTVRHDARDPVPQTIRIERPSLIFYPRPLEHTFHYPPQEGWDFTCATLDFDGGEMHPLARSLPSLIVVALDEVPGLSQALELLFAETASVRCGHRLLADRLFEIVLLQLLRWLFDHPDRCAIPVGLFRGLSHPPIARALLAIQADPGRDWTVQSLAQEAGLSRSAFAAQFKHWVGDTPADYLAQWRLSLACQRLSQGQSAKRIAIDLGYANPSALSRLFRQKTGLSIRDWLAARKSD; encoded by the coding sequence ATGAATCTGGACCGGCTCTCTTTACTGCTGGATCAGTTCCGCGTGCGCGCGCATCTGTTCTACAACGGTTCGCTATGCGGCGTGACGCGCTTTGCCGCCCAGCCCGGCCGCGCGTTTCTACACATTCTGCGACACGGCGAACTGACCGTACGCCACGATGCCCGGGACCCGGTGCCGCAGACCATACGGATCGAGCGTCCCAGCCTGATCTTCTACCCCCGCCCGCTGGAGCATACCTTTCACTACCCGCCGCAAGAAGGCTGGGACTTTACCTGCGCCACGCTGGATTTCGACGGCGGCGAGATGCATCCGCTGGCCCGCTCCCTGCCCAGCCTGATCGTCGTAGCACTGGACGAGGTTCCGGGCCTGAGCCAGGCATTGGAACTGCTGTTTGCCGAAACGGCCTCTGTGCGCTGCGGCCACCGCCTGCTGGCTGACCGCCTGTTCGAGATCGTGCTGCTGCAACTGCTGCGCTGGCTGTTCGACCATCCCGACCGCTGTGCCATTCCGGTGGGTTTATTTCGCGGCCTGTCGCACCCGCCCATCGCACGCGCCCTGCTGGCCATACAGGCCGACCCAGGGCGCGATTGGACCGTGCAGTCTCTGGCCCAGGAAGCCGGTTTGTCGCGCAGCGCTTTTGCCGCGCAGTTCAAACACTGGGTCGGCGACACCCCGGCGGACTACCTGGCGCAATGGCGTCTGTCCCTGGCCTGCCAGCGACTGAGCCAAGGGCAATCGGCCAAACGCATCGCCATCGATCTGGGTTATGCCAATCCTTCGGCGCTCTCGCGCCTGTTCCGGCAGAAAACCGGACTGTCGATACGAGACTGGCTGGCAGCGCGCAAATCGGACTGA
- a CDS encoding carboxymuconolactone decarboxylase family protein → MSRLSLPDVAQAPAASQPALQEIQKAFGAVPAMFRTVSLSPAALRSMWGSFGALGGGTLGAKLGEQLAVAIADRNRCEYCLAAHTALGGKAGLSEETLAKAQQGQSDDPRTAAALAFVLKLVDKRGQVSQADVQAVRQAGFDEGQVVELIAVTALNLFTNYVNVALDVPVDFKVVELTA, encoded by the coding sequence ATGTCCCGTCTTTCCCTGCCCGATGTTGCCCAGGCCCCTGCCGCCAGCCAGCCAGCTTTGCAGGAAATTCAGAAAGCATTCGGTGCCGTACCGGCCATGTTCCGCACTGTTTCTTTGTCGCCCGCCGCTTTGCGCAGCATGTGGGGTTCGTTCGGTGCTTTGGGCGGCGGCACGCTGGGTGCCAAGCTGGGCGAACAACTGGCGGTAGCGATTGCCGATCGCAACCGCTGCGAATACTGCCTGGCCGCCCATACGGCTTTGGGCGGCAAAGCCGGCCTGAGCGAGGAAACCCTGGCCAAGGCTCAGCAAGGTCAGTCCGACGACCCGCGCACTGCAGCCGCACTGGCGTTTGTGCTCAAGCTGGTCGATAAGCGCGGTCAGGTTTCCCAGGCCGATGTGCAAGCCGTGCGTCAGGCCGGCTTTGACGAAGGCCAGGTCGTGGAGCTGATTGCCGTGACCGCCCTGAATCTGTTTACCAACTATGTGAACGTGGCGCTGGATGTACCAGTGGACTTCAAAGTCGTGGAACTGACTGCCTGA
- a CDS encoding MipA/OmpV family protein yields MTTPFSTLLRLRTLAVLLAATCAGTAHAVDFTIGAGIGYAPKYEGSKEYKFGPSPVINIAGENWFIGGRGNGPAVGVMFNITPEWTSGLYLGMQGGRKEKDGKRLRGTDEIKHHSVGGIFTEYQMGRFGVGLTYYQAFKSQYGSGLMLDLSYLAWMSDSGNTSFSLGANAHWSSKKAMNTWFGVKAHEARASGGQLKPYEMKGGMRSYGLSATLTHQLSANWSADLSLGMQSLAGKTKDSPLVEKRNSTFGSLSVSYQF; encoded by the coding sequence GTGACTACCCCCTTCTCTACCCTGCTGCGCCTGCGGACCCTGGCTGTGCTGCTGGCCGCCACCTGCGCCGGCACCGCCCACGCCGTTGACTTCACCATTGGTGCCGGTATTGGTTATGCCCCAAAATACGAGGGCTCGAAAGAATATAAATTCGGTCCTTCTCCCGTCATCAACATCGCCGGCGAAAACTGGTTCATCGGCGGCCGTGGCAACGGTCCCGCCGTCGGTGTCATGTTCAACATCACCCCGGAATGGACAAGCGGCCTGTACCTGGGCATGCAAGGCGGCCGCAAGGAAAAAGACGGCAAGCGTCTGCGCGGCACCGACGAGATCAAACACCACAGCGTAGGCGGTATTTTCACCGAGTACCAAATGGGTCGTTTCGGCGTCGGCCTGACCTATTATCAAGCCTTCAAGAGCCAGTACGGCAGCGGCCTGATGCTGGATCTGTCCTACCTGGCCTGGATGTCGGATTCGGGCAATACCTCGTTCAGCCTGGGTGCCAACGCCCACTGGTCCAGCAAAAAAGCCATGAACACCTGGTTCGGCGTCAAGGCCCACGAAGCCCGCGCCAGCGGTGGCCAATTGAAACCATACGAAATGAAAGGCGGGATGCGCTCCTATGGTCTGTCGGCCACGCTGACCCACCAACTGAGCGCCAACTGGAGCGCCGATCTGAGCCTGGGCATGCAATCGCTGGCCGGCAAGACCAAAGACAGCCCACTGGTGGAAAAACGCAATTCCACGTTCGGCTCGCTCAGTGTGTCGTATCAGTTCTAA
- a CDS encoding NADPH-dependent FMN reductase, translated as MSQAETIKILGICGSLRQQSFNAALLRCAQRLAPEHMVFSHARIDDIPLYNDDIYQQGFPESVQRLRQQIAQADALLFVTPEYNYSMPGVLKNAIDWASRGSDQPFANKPAAIMGASAGRLGTARAQYHLRQTLVFLNVHPLNQPEIMIPTAQNLINEQGELHDQATEGYIRKQLLALSDWTRRLQAR; from the coding sequence ATGAGCCAAGCAGAAACAATCAAGATCCTGGGCATCTGCGGCAGCCTGCGCCAACAATCCTTCAATGCCGCCCTGCTGCGTTGCGCCCAGCGGCTGGCACCGGAGCACATGGTGTTTTCCCATGCGCGGATCGACGACATCCCGCTCTACAACGACGATATTTACCAGCAGGGTTTCCCGGAATCCGTGCAGCGCCTGCGCCAGCAAATCGCCCAGGCCGATGCGCTGCTGTTTGTCACCCCCGAATACAACTACTCCATGCCCGGCGTCCTGAAAAATGCCATTGACTGGGCTTCGCGCGGCTCCGACCAGCCTTTTGCGAACAAGCCCGCCGCCATCATGGGAGCCAGCGCCGGACGTCTGGGCACGGCACGGGCGCAATACCACTTGCGCCAGACCCTGGTATTTCTAAACGTGCATCCCTTGAATCAGCCTGAAATCATGATTCCCACCGCCCAGAACCTGATCAACGAGCAAGGCGAACTGCACGACCAGGCCACCGAAGGCTATATCCGCAAGCAACTGCTGGCCCTGTCCGACTGGACGCGCCGGCTCCAGGCACGCTAA
- a CDS encoding monooxygenase, with protein MSTVLYVDFPYPGPWGADMSAAMRELAESIAQEPGLIWKIWTENQAERTAGGVYLFTDHAHAQAYLEMHTRRLNSFGIDGVQGRLFEVNHPLSEIDRGPV; from the coding sequence ATGAGTACCGTGCTGTATGTTGATTTTCCCTATCCGGGTCCCTGGGGTGCCGACATGAGCGCCGCCATGCGCGAACTGGCCGAGTCCATCGCCCAGGAACCAGGCCTGATCTGGAAAATCTGGACGGAAAACCAGGCTGAACGCACGGCGGGCGGCGTCTACCTGTTCACGGACCACGCCCATGCGCAGGCCTATCTGGAGATGCACACTCGCCGGCTGAACAGCTTCGGCATCGACGGCGTACAAGGACGGCTGTTCGAGGTGAATCACCCGCTCAGCGAAATCGACCGCGGCCCGGTCTGA
- a CDS encoding NAD(P)H-dependent oxidoreductase: protein MRCLIVLAHPVPGSLCHHLAAQAQQHLRQAGHQVEVLDLYAQGFDPVLSAQERRAYYAKGEPPVPDSMQQALLQAEGLVLCFPTWWFGFPAILKGWFDRVWSPGVAFDHADDLGPIRARLTNLRHVLAMTTLGSAAWVDLLVMRQPVRRVLRGALLGACAPKAKLDFLSLHRSETATQQRVASFEAKIGARLAQWPRD from the coding sequence ATGCGTTGTCTGATCGTGCTGGCCCATCCTGTGCCAGGTAGTCTGTGTCATCATCTGGCCGCCCAAGCGCAGCAGCACTTGCGGCAGGCAGGACATCAGGTCGAGGTGCTGGATTTATATGCGCAGGGGTTTGATCCGGTGCTGAGTGCCCAGGAACGCCGTGCCTATTACGCCAAGGGCGAACCGCCTGTGCCTGATTCCATGCAGCAGGCGTTGCTGCAGGCCGAAGGCCTGGTCTTGTGCTTTCCTACCTGGTGGTTCGGCTTTCCGGCCATTTTGAAGGGTTGGTTCGATCGGGTATGGAGCCCCGGCGTGGCCTTTGATCATGCCGACGACTTGGGTCCGATCCGAGCCCGTTTGACGAATCTGCGGCATGTGCTGGCCATGACCACGCTAGGCTCGGCCGCTTGGGTAGACCTCCTGGTGATGCGGCAGCCAGTACGTCGGGTTTTGCGCGGTGCCTTGCTGGGTGCCTGCGCCCCTAAGGCAAAGCTCGATTTTTTGTCTCTGCATCGTAGCGAAACGGCCACACAGCAGCGCGTTGCGTCCTTTGAGGCCAAGATCGGCGCACGGCTGGCCCAATGGCCCCGTGACTGA